In one Brassica oleracea var. oleracea cultivar TO1000 chromosome C9, BOL, whole genome shotgun sequence genomic region, the following are encoded:
- the LOC106314389 gene encoding uncharacterized protein LOC106314389, which produces MGLSGKTHHQFNVEHHETSEKWAIPGISLREPMKPISLPSTTVADTEGDVHQDQWPTTPTAPSFRIPTVFPCPPPPKKRKASSKFGYSGAREFFSPPDLETVFIHKATAP; this is translated from the coding sequence ATGGGACTTTCCGGCAAGACCCACCACCAGTTCAACGTCGAACATCACGAAACTTCCGAGAAATGGGCCATTCCTGGAATCTCCTTACGTGAGCCGATGAAGCCGATTAGCCTCCCCTCAACTACCGTAGCCGACACGGAGGGTGACGTTCATCAAGATCAGTGGCCGACGACTCCAACGGCGCCTTCCTTTAGAATACCGACGGTTTTCCCGTGTCCTCCGCCGCCAAAGAAACGAAAAGCATCGTCGAAGTTTGGCTACAGCGGCGCTAGAGAATTCTTCTCTCCACCGGATCTCGAGACCGTCTTCATACATAAAGCTACAGCCCCTTGA
- the LOC106312863 gene encoding protein trichome birefringence-like 2 — MDSSKKLLFPDQFFSATRRNILSRFGLGIAASLVILTLLSLTNSSFNVPFVSPLLQGLRNSNLSIPSSVSPQFNSSGSSSSSNQVDDKKPEVVVPVPSFESEQTRDTGSKITSLSGEGEVSSFESGPRSGETVINSTLSEVGKVSVRNDENTLEANATVSVGNSSSLVSDLGGRFVPANSSNEKNATVEADRSRGSYEDCDIYDGNWVRADDETMPYYPPGSCPYIDRDFNCHANKRPDDGYVKWKWQPNGCDIPRLNETDFLEKLRGKKLVFVGDSINRNMWESLVCILRHSLKDKKRVYEISGRREFKKRGFYAFRFEDYNCTVDFVGSPFFVRESSFRGVNGTTLETLRLDMMDKTTSMYRDADILIFNTGHWWTHDKTKLGENYYQEGNVVYPRLKVLEAYKRALTTWAKWVDKNIDRNQTHVVFRGYSETHFRGGPWNSGGQCHNETEPIYNTHYLKKYPSKMRALDYILRDKMKTPVIYMNISRLTDFRKDGHPSIYRTVYKTEKEKREAVSHQDCSHWCLPGVPDTWNQLLYVSLLKAGLASKW; from the exons ATGGATTCGTCCAAGAAGCTCTTGTTCCCCGACCAGTTCTTCTCTGCGACGAGAAGAAACATCCTGTCCAGATTCGGACTAGGAATCGCAGCTTCTCTCGTTATCCTCACACTTCTCTCCCTCACTAACTCCTCCTTCAATGTCCCCTTCGTCTCTCCTCTGCTTCAAGGTCTCAGAAACTCCAATCTTAGCATCCCTTCTTCTGTTTCTCCTCAATTCAATTCTTCAGGGTCATCTTCTTCTTCCAATCAAGTCGACGATAAGAAGCCTGAAGTAGTAGTTCCAGTCCCAAGCTTTGAATCTGAACAAACAAGAGATACTGGTTCGAAGATTACAAGTTTGTCTGGAGAAGGTGAAGTCTCAAGCTTTGAATCTGGACCAAGATCTGGAGAAACAGTGATTAACTCGACTTTGTCTGAAGTTGGAAAAGTCTCAGTCCGAAATGACGAAAATACCCTCGAAGCAAATGCTACGGTAAGTGTAGGCAACAGCTCTAGCTTGGTATCTGATCTGGGAGGTAGGTTTGTGCCTGCAAACTCGAGCAATGAGAAGAATGCCACTGTGGAAGCAGATCGAAGCAGAGGCTCTTACGAGGATTGTGATATCTACGATGGAAACTGGGTGAGAGCTGACGATGAAACGATGCCGTATTACCCGCCTGGTTCGTGTCCTTATATAGACAGAGATTTCAACTGTCACGCTAATAAAAGACCTGATGATGGTTATGTTAAATGGAAATGGCAGCCTAACGGGTGTGACATTCCCAG GTTGAACGAGACAGACTTTCTTGAGAAGCTAAGAGGGAAGAAGCTTGTTTTTGTTGGGGACTCGATTAACAGGAACATGTGGGAGTCTCTGGTTTGCATTCTTAGACACAGCCTCAAGGACAAGAAACGAGTTTATGAGATCTCAGGGAGAAGAGAGTTCAAGAAGAGAGGCTTCTACGCTTTCAGATTCGAGGACTATAACTGCACGGTTGATTTCGTTGGCTCGCCCTTCTTTGTAAGGGAATCAAGTTTTAGAGGCGTGAACGGGACTACATTGGAGACACTAAGGTTGGATATGATGGACAAGACAACATCCATGTATCGAGATGCTGATATACTCATTTTCAACACTGGTCATTGGTGGACTCATGACAAAACAAAGCTAGG AGAAAACTATTACCAAGAGGGTAACGTAGTGTACCCGAGGCTCAAGGTTCTCGAAGCTTATAAACGAGCTCTCACGACTTGGGCCAAATGGGTCGACAAGAACATCGACCGCAACCAAACCCATGTTGTATTTAGAGGCTATTCCGAAACACATTTCAG AGGAGGGCCATGGAACTCAGGAGGACAATGCCATAACGAAACAGAACCGATATATAACACGCATTACTTAAAAAAGTATCCTTCAAAGATGAGAGCTCTCGACTACATACTCCGTGATAAAATGAAAACACCGGTGATTTACATGAACATAAGCCGACTAACGGATTTCAGAAAAGATGGTCACCCTTCTATATATAGGACGGTGTACAAGACGGAAAAGGAGAAAAGAGAGGCCGTGAGCCACCAAGATTGTAGTCACTGGTGCTTACCCGGTGTGCCGGACACATGGAACCAGCTCTTATACGTATCTCTGTTAAAGGCCGGTCTCGCGTCTAAGTGGTAG
- the LOC106316563 gene encoding F-box/FBD/LRR-repeat protein At4g26340-like has translation MENMPALVEASVCITTGVTQKFLKALTSVHCLSLYLSFSEVVHPSGMIFNQLVHLDLYTFTEGWWDLLTCMLQDSPKLRLLKLSNNKLRSESKETPIGRRRPSSVPECLLSSLEAFVWIGYNGRQGDREMAIYLLKNTACLKTATFSPDSTDLGEKYQMLKVLASVATTSASSQLLFD, from the exons ATGGAGAATATGCCTGCGTTGGTGGAGGCTTCCGTTTGCATTACTACTGGAGTGACCCAAAAGTTTCTAAAGGCTCTTACTTCTGTCCACTGCCTTTCGCTATATTTATCATTTTCAGAG GTTGTGCATCCTTCTGGTATGATCTTCAATCAGCTTGTTCATCTGGACTTGTACACTTTCACCGAAGGCTGGTGGGATCTTCTTACTTGTATGCTCCAAGATTCCCCTAAACTGCGACTTCTCAAACTCAGCAAT AACAAATTAAGAAGCGAAAGCAAAGAGACCCCAATTGGTCGGAGGCGGCCGAGTTCTGTTCCTGAGTGTTTATTGTCTAGTCTAGAGGCTTTTGTGTGGATTGGGTACAATGGGAGACAAGGGGACAGGGAGATGGCAATATATCTCCTGAAAAATACTGCTTGTTTGAAGACAGCTACATTCTCTCCAGATTCTACTGATTTGGGAGAGAAGTATCAGATGCTCAAGGTGTTGGCATCTGTAGCTACAACGTCCGCTTCGTCTCAGCTTCTATTCGACTGA